CTATCTTAAGTATAGTTGTTGCTGTTTCTGTAGCACTCTTCAATACTTGCTTCTTCACTATTACAGGCTCTATAACATTAAGCTTTTCCATACTTTCAGCAACCTCTCCATTAATAACATCAATACCTGCAGCCACCTTTCCTTCTGCATGCAACTTTCTTAGCTCCATTAAAGTTTCTAGAACATCCATTCCAGCTGTTTGAGCAAGTACTGATGGAATTTCCTCTAAAGCATCAGCAAATGCCATTATTGCTAGCTGTTCTTTTCCTCCAACACTCTCAGCCCATTTTCTTAACCTCATTGCTACCTCGACCTCGACTGCCCCACCACCAAAAACAATT
Above is a genomic segment from Ignisphaera cupida containing:
- a CDS encoding TCP-1/cpn60 chaperonin family protein, whose protein sequence is KATGGRIVTSIRDLTEKDLGECALVEERRVGNDKMVFVENCKNPRAVTILLRGANDMLLDEVERSLNDALNTVRNILRDPKIVFGGGAVEVEVAMRLRKWAESVGGKEQLAIMAFADALEEIPSVLAQTAGMDVLETLMELRKLHAEGKVAAGIDVINGEVAESMEKLNVIEPVIVKKQVLKSATETATTILKIDDVIAASPKKEEKGKKEEKKEEEEETKTPSLD